One genomic region from Magallana gigas chromosome 3, xbMagGiga1.1, whole genome shotgun sequence encodes:
- the LOC105334433 gene encoding uncharacterized protein isoform X1 has product MYVINAEFSKRMMLMLFVLQLLTSYGMSSECRSHGRQCCSNYYMENGHCSECPAGTYGVNCSTTCPDNYFGRFCEEECHCSYSQYCDSVIGCLNITTNTTQKTETSEWKNVTLASIGSIITVGLAAAGVISLRSRWKKCQVQQSSRYFSKHQREDNIANQYVEVAALERCASIVASENLNHPYGNLRLMNSMDTTTDNKTTIRCVNDEISSDNNVGVTYGLISKRQLKDACFSDTNREGRLSNNYEQPFQPSSEYSILSLKRKIDLSTTDLYV; this is encoded by the exons ATGTATGTAATCAATGCCGAATTTTCTAAAAGAATGATGTTAATGTTATTTGTGTTACAGTTGTTAACAAGCTATGGAATGTCTTCAGAATGCAGGAG tcACGGTCGTCAATGCTGTTCAAACTATTACATGGAGAATGGTCATTGTTCAg AGTGTCCGGCAGGAACATATGGTGTCAACTGTAGCACCACGTGTCCAGATAATTACTTCGGTCGTTTCTGTGAGGAAGAGTGTCACTGTTCTTATAGTCAGTACTGCGATTCAGTTATTGGATGTCTCAACATCACAACTAACACAACCCAAAAGACAG AGACATCTGAGTGGAAAAACGTCACACTTGCCTCTATTGGTTCCATAATCACAGTTGGATTAGCTGCAGCCGGAGTTATCTCTTTGAGATCAAG ATGGAAAAAGTGTCAAGTGCAACAGTCTTcaagatatttttcaaaacatcaaAGAGAAGACAATA ttgcTAACCAATACGTAGAAGTGGCAGCTTTGGAACGATGTGCATCTATAGTAGCGTCAGAAAACCTAAATCATCCATACGGGAACTTAAGATTAATGAATTCAATGGATACAACTACAGATAATAAAACCACAATACGTTGTGTGAATGATGAAATTTCAAGTGACAATAATGTTGGGGTGACTTATGGACTAATTTCAAAACGTCAATTAAAAGATGCATGTTTTTCGGACACTAATAGGGAAGGGAGACTTTCAAATAACTACGAACAACCATTCCAACCGTCGTCTGAGTACAGTATTTTGTCTTTGAAGAGAAAGATAGATCTGTCTACGACGGATTTGTACGTTTAA
- the LOC105334433 gene encoding uncharacterized protein isoform X2 has protein sequence MSSECNSHGRQCCSNYYMENGHCSECPAGTYGVNCSTTCPDNYFGRFCEEECHCSYSQYCDSVIGCLNITTNTTQKTETSEWKNVTLASIGSIITVGLAAAGVISLRSRWKKCQVQQSSRYFSKHQREDNIANQYVEVAALERCASIVASENLNHPYGNLRLMNSMDTTTDNKTTIRCVNDEISSDNNVGVTYGLISKRQLKDACFSDTNREGRLSNNYEQPFQPSSEYSILSLKRKIDLSTTDLYV, from the exons tcACGGTCGTCAATGCTGTTCAAACTATTACATGGAGAATGGTCATTGTTCAg AGTGTCCGGCAGGAACATATGGTGTCAACTGTAGCACCACGTGTCCAGATAATTACTTCGGTCGTTTCTGTGAGGAAGAGTGTCACTGTTCTTATAGTCAGTACTGCGATTCAGTTATTGGATGTCTCAACATCACAACTAACACAACCCAAAAGACAG AGACATCTGAGTGGAAAAACGTCACACTTGCCTCTATTGGTTCCATAATCACAGTTGGATTAGCTGCAGCCGGAGTTATCTCTTTGAGATCAAG ATGGAAAAAGTGTCAAGTGCAACAGTCTTcaagatatttttcaaaacatcaaAGAGAAGACAATA ttgcTAACCAATACGTAGAAGTGGCAGCTTTGGAACGATGTGCATCTATAGTAGCGTCAGAAAACCTAAATCATCCATACGGGAACTTAAGATTAATGAATTCAATGGATACAACTACAGATAATAAAACCACAATACGTTGTGTGAATGATGAAATTTCAAGTGACAATAATGTTGGGGTGACTTATGGACTAATTTCAAAACGTCAATTAAAAGATGCATGTTTTTCGGACACTAATAGGGAAGGGAGACTTTCAAATAACTACGAACAACCATTCCAACCGTCGTCTGAGTACAGTATTTTGTCTTTGAAGAGAAAGATAGATCTGTCTACGACGGATTTGTACGTTTAA
- the LOC105334433 gene encoding uncharacterized protein isoform X3, whose product MENGHCSECPAGTYGVNCSTTCPDNYFGRFCEEECHCSYSQYCDSVIGCLNITTNTTQKTETSEWKNVTLASIGSIITVGLAAAGVISLRSRWKKCQVQQSSRYFSKHQREDNIANQYVEVAALERCASIVASENLNHPYGNLRLMNSMDTTTDNKTTIRCVNDEISSDNNVGVTYGLISKRQLKDACFSDTNREGRLSNNYEQPFQPSSEYSILSLKRKIDLSTTDLYV is encoded by the exons ATGGAGAATGGTCATTGTTCAg AGTGTCCGGCAGGAACATATGGTGTCAACTGTAGCACCACGTGTCCAGATAATTACTTCGGTCGTTTCTGTGAGGAAGAGTGTCACTGTTCTTATAGTCAGTACTGCGATTCAGTTATTGGATGTCTCAACATCACAACTAACACAACCCAAAAGACAG AGACATCTGAGTGGAAAAACGTCACACTTGCCTCTATTGGTTCCATAATCACAGTTGGATTAGCTGCAGCCGGAGTTATCTCTTTGAGATCAAG ATGGAAAAAGTGTCAAGTGCAACAGTCTTcaagatatttttcaaaacatcaaAGAGAAGACAATA ttgcTAACCAATACGTAGAAGTGGCAGCTTTGGAACGATGTGCATCTATAGTAGCGTCAGAAAACCTAAATCATCCATACGGGAACTTAAGATTAATGAATTCAATGGATACAACTACAGATAATAAAACCACAATACGTTGTGTGAATGATGAAATTTCAAGTGACAATAATGTTGGGGTGACTTATGGACTAATTTCAAAACGTCAATTAAAAGATGCATGTTTTTCGGACACTAATAGGGAAGGGAGACTTTCAAATAACTACGAACAACCATTCCAACCGTCGTCTGAGTACAGTATTTTGTCTTTGAAGAGAAAGATAGATCTGTCTACGACGGATTTGTACGTTTAA
- the LOC117692996 gene encoding uncharacterized protein isoform X1 produces the protein MCLVNIECFIFVTLQCLTCAIFFECERNGGKCCANYYEVNGVCSECPAGTFGLNCTGRCLPNFYGQLCKKECHCHSYQYCDPVHGCKNNSHSTNGNNIPCAVNFFIVNGHCTECPKGTFGVNCSETCPKNYFGRLCKDLCNCSTDQYCDMVNGCLQNAGYTLNEHTQTSKTTTAVKIKSSNPPQRPGTFKWKTIAIALIGGLLAMLAATGVFCFRSRLKTIEEHCSFSNTAKNKGEDSSADQDVELANLGTPTHSSHGHSSEERQEEFYNVYNDLRLSQMVDSNLMAACSEVTLNEDTFDANCKHVSERLYRNSYTKTNNEEDLTNNYEHCRVPSTEYSILSLKRNIEPSVTELYGQRDRGKDKSYDLVVRQVHDISESNENSQSESE, from the exons ATGTGTTTGGtgaatattgaatgttttatttttgtaacattaCAGTGCTTAACTTGCgcaatattttttgaatgtgAACG TAATGGTGGCAAGTGTTGTGCAAATTATTACGAAGTAAATGGTGTGTGTTCAG AATGTCCAGCTGGCACATTTGGTTTGAACTGCACTGGTAGATGTTTACCCAATTTCTACGGTCAGTTATGTAAGAAGGAATGTCATTGTCATTCTTATCAATACTGTGATCCGGTCCATGGATGTAAAAACAATAGCCACTCAACCAACGG AAACAACATTCCATGTGCCGTGAACTTCTTTATTGTTAATGGTCACTGTACAG AATGTCCAAAAGGAACATTTGGTGTCAACTGTAGTGAGACATGTCCGAAAAACTATTTTGGTCGCTTATGCAAGGACTTGTGTAACTGTTCTACTGATCAATACTGTGACATGGTCAACGGTTGTCTACAAAATGCAGGCTACACACTGAACGAGCATACACAAActtcaaaaacaacaacag cagttaaaataaaatcttccaACCCCCCACAACGTCCAGGGACTTTTAAATGGAAGACCATTGCAATTGCTTTAATTGGAGGACTGTTAGCTATGTTGGCTGCTACAGGAGTGTTCTGTTTTAGATCAAG ATTAAAGACGATTGAAGAACATTGCTCGTTTTCAAACACGGCGAAAAACAAGGGAGAAGAttctt CAGCAGATCAAGACGTTGAACTGGCAAATCTGGGCACTCCTACTCACTCCTCTCACGGACACAGTTCTGAGGAGAGACAAGAAGAATTTTACAACGTATATAATGATTTAAGATTATCTCAAATGGTGGACAGCAATTTAATGGCAGCATGCAGTGAAGTGACTTTAAATGAAGATACATTTGATGCAAACTGTAAACACGTTTCGGAAAGACTTTATCGCAATTCTTATACAAAGACAAACAATGAGGAAGATTTGACAAACAATTATGAACACTGTCGAGTGCCTAGTACCGAATACAGTATTCTGTCCTTAAAGAGAAACATTGAGCCGTCTGTCACAGAGCTGTATGGTCAGCGCGATCGAGGCAAAGACAAGTCGTATGACTTAGTAGTTCGACAAGTTCACGATATTAGTGAAAGTAATGAAAACAGTCAATCAGAATCAGAATAA
- the LOC117692996 gene encoding uncharacterized protein isoform X2: MCLVNIECFIFVTLQCLTCAIFFECERNGGKCCANYYEVNGVCSECPAGTFGLNCTGRCLPNFYGQLCKKECHCHSYQYCDPVHGCKNNSHSTNGNNIPCAVNFFIVNGHCTECPKGTFGVNCSETCPKNYFGRLCKDLCNCSTDQYCDMVNGCLQNAGYTLNEHTQTSKTTTAVKIKSSNPPQRPGTFKWKTIAIALIGGLLAMLAATGVFCFRSRLKTIEEHCSFSNTAKNKGEDSSDQDVELANLGTPTHSSHGHSSEERQEEFYNVYNDLRLSQMVDSNLMAACSEVTLNEDTFDANCKHVSERLYRNSYTKTNNEEDLTNNYEHCRVPSTEYSILSLKRNIEPSVTELYGQRDRGKDKSYDLVVRQVHDISESNENSQSESE, encoded by the exons ATGTGTTTGGtgaatattgaatgttttatttttgtaacattaCAGTGCTTAACTTGCgcaatattttttgaatgtgAACG TAATGGTGGCAAGTGTTGTGCAAATTATTACGAAGTAAATGGTGTGTGTTCAG AATGTCCAGCTGGCACATTTGGTTTGAACTGCACTGGTAGATGTTTACCCAATTTCTACGGTCAGTTATGTAAGAAGGAATGTCATTGTCATTCTTATCAATACTGTGATCCGGTCCATGGATGTAAAAACAATAGCCACTCAACCAACGG AAACAACATTCCATGTGCCGTGAACTTCTTTATTGTTAATGGTCACTGTACAG AATGTCCAAAAGGAACATTTGGTGTCAACTGTAGTGAGACATGTCCGAAAAACTATTTTGGTCGCTTATGCAAGGACTTGTGTAACTGTTCTACTGATCAATACTGTGACATGGTCAACGGTTGTCTACAAAATGCAGGCTACACACTGAACGAGCATACACAAActtcaaaaacaacaacag cagttaaaataaaatcttccaACCCCCCACAACGTCCAGGGACTTTTAAATGGAAGACCATTGCAATTGCTTTAATTGGAGGACTGTTAGCTATGTTGGCTGCTACAGGAGTGTTCTGTTTTAGATCAAG ATTAAAGACGATTGAAGAACATTGCTCGTTTTCAAACACGGCGAAAAACAAGGGAGAAGAttctt CAGATCAAGACGTTGAACTGGCAAATCTGGGCACTCCTACTCACTCCTCTCACGGACACAGTTCTGAGGAGAGACAAGAAGAATTTTACAACGTATATAATGATTTAAGATTATCTCAAATGGTGGACAGCAATTTAATGGCAGCATGCAGTGAAGTGACTTTAAATGAAGATACATTTGATGCAAACTGTAAACACGTTTCGGAAAGACTTTATCGCAATTCTTATACAAAGACAAACAATGAGGAAGATTTGACAAACAATTATGAACACTGTCGAGTGCCTAGTACCGAATACAGTATTCTGTCCTTAAAGAGAAACATTGAGCCGTCTGTCACAGAGCTGTATGGTCAGCGCGATCGAGGCAAAGACAAGTCGTATGACTTAGTAGTTCGACAAGTTCACGATATTAGTGAAAGTAATGAAAACAGTCAATCAGAATCAGAATAA
- the LOC105334431 gene encoding multiple epidermal growth factor-like domains protein 10, translating to MQSSNSIMVLLFVLQLLTGYARSLECKSKGRPCCSNYYIKNGHCSECPAGTYGVNCSATCPDNYFGRFCDEECHCSYSQYCDSVNGCLNITTNTTKKTETSEWKNVTLASIGSIITIGLAAAGVIYLRLRLKRCQAQSSSRCSSKNSREDNLAGQNPEAAAFELCPLRGASENLYHQYENLKFMKLMGTTTENINTIRSENDELSNYNNVGGIYGLIAKRQLKDVSFSNTTSEGGLPINYEQTFQTSSQYNILSLKRNLDPSTTDVYV from the exons ATGCAGAGTTCAAATAGTATAATGGTTTTGTTATTTGTGTTACAATTATTAACAGGCTATGCAAGGTCTTTAGAATGCAAAAG TAAAGGTCGTCCATGCTGCTCGAATTACTACATAAAGAACGGTCATTGTTCAG AGTGTCCGGCAGGAACATATGGAGTCAACTGTAGCGCCACGTGTCCAGATAATTACTTTGGTCGTTTCTGTGACGAAGAGTGTCACTGTTCTTATAGTCAATACTGCGACTCAGTTAATGGATGTCTCAACATCACAACTAACACGACCAAAAAGACAG AGACATCTGAGTGGAAAAACGTCACACTTGCATCTATTGGTTCCATTATCACAATTGGATTAGCTGCAGCAGGAGTTATCTATTTAAGATTAAG ATTGAAAAGGTGTCAAGCGCAATCGTCTTCTAGATGTTCCTCAAAGAATTCTAGAGAAGACAATC tTGCAGGGCAAAACCCAGAAGCAGCAGCTTTTGAACTATGCCCATTAAGAGGGGCGTCAGAAAACTTGTATCATCAATACGAGAacttaaaatttatgaaattaatggGTACAACTACAGAGAATATAAATACAATACGTAGTGAGAATGATGAACTTTCCAATTACAATAATGTCGGTGGGATTTATGGACTCATTGCCAAACGTCAGTTAAAAGATGTAAGCTTCTCGAACACAACTAGTGAAGGAGGACTTCCAATTAACTATGAACAAACATTTCAAACGTCGTCCCAATACAATATACTGTCTTTGAAGAGAAACTTAGATCCATCCACGACAGATGTATACGTTTAA
- the LOC117692998 gene encoding uncharacterized protein yields MYFVLQVVIAFITFIRSGTTESAQCVDSGFMCCTNYFEVNGTCKECPAGTMGPNCSIPCPPGYHGRLCLWDCDCSKDQYCDPVSGCKQTTVRIWRHVVTANESTTTHIRHLPAAYHMDNMTPGTLQEDLRVIRSDVAFSSIGFLLVLIAAVGIIFYKSSWRISRDGTHLLRFQLARKKSGEKESRGIGADQTHLASADFNSRTAIEGCHPV; encoded by the exons ATGTATTTTGTTCTCCAGGTGGTCATCGCATTTATAACATTCATCCGCAGCGGTACTACAGAGAGCGCACAATGTGTGGACAG TGGCTTCATGTGTTGTACGAATTATTTTGAAGTCAATGGAACCTGTAAAg AATGTCCCGCTGGAACAATGGGACCCAACTGTAGCATCCCGTGCCCCCCGGGTTACCATGGACGGCTCTGTCTGTGGGATTGCGACTGCTCCAAGGACCAGTACTGTGACCCAGTCAGTGGCTGTAAACAAACCACTGTCAGGATCTGGCGCCATGTTGTTACGGCAAACGAATCCACTACAACTCACATACGTCATCTTCCAG CCGCCTACCATATGGACAACATGACCCCAGGGACCTTGCAAGAAGACTTACGTGTAATACGGAGTGACGTCGCTTTCTCTTCCATTGGGTTCTTGTTGGTTCTCATAGCAGCAGTGGGAATTATTTTCTACAAATCCAG CTGGCGCATTAGTCGTGATGGGACACATTTGCTTCGATTCCAG CTGGCGCGTAAGAAAAGCGGTGAAAAAGAGTCACGTGGGATTGGAGCAG ACCAAACACACCTTGCCTCTGCAGACTTCAACAGCAGGACGGCAATCGAAGGATGTCACCCCGTGTAG